One segment of Fusarium falciforme chromosome 13, complete sequence DNA contains the following:
- a CDS encoding Phosphoinositide phospholipase C: MSPDPVVPTTSSSVQPSPKPMHGRNEDPYSYNFQIPESILSRKTSNDSLDRSLASCNPSAMPEASPKSSSLIRRFSNRAHRFASIRQQSSAAPASLNRSIGPSILRRRSDSNATAPPRPPEYNAVTDTDEEADPVPDGNISLFGLDGTTHSSSNNDAAGSINGSGSAKAGPVLPVEIRNGCEVLKVSRRSRTRRVNLLYETESNKLSWDPARPHKSLHVDEIKEIRTGPDTQQYCLDFGMSESCADTWFTIIYTVQGSSRTKLLHIVTDNEEVLNRWTGFLEATLTYRQGSMTSLMAFDDGAMVQYWQTEMTREFGHQPRDPEQEELDIAGVKRVCQNLRIYSSQWTLQTNFRLSDVRRREKLNFTEFKGFIHLMKQRHDVQRTIRSIAAKPETGMAFPEFLAFLRDTQGEDVDSNLSMWEKQFAYLSRRYRPDAVETTDAADDMLVMSEAAFVRYLTSEINSAIILEPQNYTLDRPMNEYIISSSHNTYLLGRQVAGQSSVEGYISPEVNHGRTLTTSISFREVIATINKYAFVKSRFPLWISLEVHCNPNQQAIMVNIMEEAFGSRLVTETLEDCYDKLPSPSELMERILIKVKKPQIKQEPPASNFRGRRRGNSLNSPPTHSVTDVAMLMPSQSLPQSLMRSPSPSYRRPVRKTRVNTITEGGVQGRASRSASDNDSGGERNSRKTSTKIVKELGDLGVYCAGVNFAGFDAAEAKQPNHIFSFMESTFAKHFRAKEQKIAVDLHNLRYMMRVYPDRTRITSNNFDPLLYWRRGIQMVALNWQTFDLGMQINRAMFDGGQDFSGYMLKPAELRDIQVLPYNPELPGGKKERGVVSFTIDVISAQRLMRPASLPANKAMNPYIEVEVFHASDKREKRNESAFPRDLDPTQKFRTNIVRENGFYPMFDGHFKIKVTKKQPDLVFVRWSVKLSNDGENYNDRPAVATYTAKLSNLKQGYRTLPLLNDAGDQYLFSKLFCKIKVDSIEKMMIDAPSRALDGSRIKGLGGKALS, encoded by the exons ATGTCACCCGATCCCGTCGTTCCGACTACTAGTTCCTCAGTCCAACCGTCGCCTAAACCCATGCACGGTAGGAATGAGGACCCGTACTCCTACAACTTTCAGATACCGGAGTCTATCCTATCTCGCAAGACGAGCAACGACTCACTAGATCGGAGCTTGGCTAGCTGCAACCCCAGCGCAATGCCCGAGGCCTCGCCTAAGAGTAGCAGCTTGATTCGCCGCTTCTCGAATCGCGCCCATCGGTTTGCCAGCATCAGACAACAATCTTCGGCAGCCCCTGCCAGCCTGAACCGTAGTATCGGTCCCAGCATCTTGCGCCGTCGGAGTGACAGCAACGCCACTGCCCCGCCACGGCCACCAGAGTATAACGCCGTGACTGACactgacgaggaggctgacCCGGTTCCGGATGGCAACATATCTCTCTTTGGCCTCGACGGAACCACTCACTCATCAAGCAACAATGACGCTGCCGGTTCAATTAATGGAAGTGGCAGTGCCAAGGCCGGACCCGTGTTGCCGGTCGAGATTCGGAATGGTTGTGAAGTGCTCAAGGTGTCCAGGAGAAGTCGCACGAGACGGGTTAATCTTCTGTATGAGACTGAATCCAACAAGCTCTCGTGGGACCCTGCTCGCCCACATAAGTCCTTACACGTCGATGAGATCAAAGAGATCCGAACTGGTCCTGATACTCAACAATACTGCCTTGACTTTGGAATGTCCGAATCGTGTGCGGATACCTGGTTCACCATCATCTATACCGTCCAAGGCAGCTCGAGGACCAAGCTTCTGCACATTGTCACTGATAATGAGGAAGTCTTGAACCGCTGGACTGGGTTCCTCGAGGCTACATTGACTTACCGGCAGGGATCAATGACCTCTCTCATGGCCTTCGACGATGGGGCCATGGTCCAGTATTGGCAGACTGAGATGACCAGGGAGTTCGGTCACCAGCCCCGTGATCCTGAGCAGGAGGAACTGGACATAGCCGGAGTCAAGCGTGTTTGCCAGAACCTTCGTATTTACAGCTCCCAGTGGACCCTGCAGACCAACTTCCGCCTATCCGATGTCCGACGACGTGAGAAGCTCAACTTTACCGAGTTCAAGGGTTTCATCCACCTAATGAAGCAGAGGCACGATGTTCAGCGAACCATTCGCAGCATTGCCGCTAAACCTGAGACTGGCATGGCCTTTCCAGAGTTTCTAGCGTTCCTCCGCGATACCCAAGGGGAGGACGTTGATTCTAACCTTTCTATGTGGGAGAAGCAATTTGCCTACCTCAGCCGCCGATACCGACCTGATGCAGTCGAGACCACCGATGCGGCTGATGACATGCTGGTCATGTCCGAAGCCGCCTTTGTGAGGTACCTAACATCTGAGATAAACTCAGCGATTATACTGGAGCCTCAAAACTACACACTTGACCGCCCCATGAACGAATATATCATCTCTAGCTCCCACAACACCTACCTCCTTGGTCGACAGGTAGCCGGTCAGTCCAGCGTCGAGGGCTACATCTCG CCCGAGGTCAACCACGGTCGCACCCTTACGACCTCGATTAGTTTCCGTGAGGTCATAGCCACGATCAATAAGTACGCCTTTGTTAAGTCGAGGTTCCCTCTCTGGATCTCCCTCGAGGTTCATTGCAACCCTAATCAGCAAGCCATCATGGTCAACATTATGGAGGAGGCCTTCGGCTCTCGACTGGTCACCGAGACGTTGGAAGACTGCTATGACAAGCTGCCTTCACCCTCTGAGCTCATGGAACGcatcctcatcaaggtcaagaagccgCAGATCAAGCAGGAGCCTCCTGCCAGCAATTTCCGCGGCCGCCGACGAGGGAACAGCCTCAACTCGCCACCGACTCATTCCGTGACTGATGTCGCCATGTTGATGCCTTCGCAGTCGCTTCCTCAGAGCCTCATGCGTAGCCCTAGCCCTTCTTATCGTCGACCGGTCAGAAAGACTCGTGTCAACACAATTACTGAAGGCGGGGTGCAAGGTAGGGCGAGTAGAAGCGCCAGCGACAATGACAGCGGCGGGGAGCGAAACTCACGAAAGACGTCTACCAAGATTGTTAAAGagcttggtgatcttggcgtCTACTGTGCCGGTGTCAATTTTGCTGGCTTTGACGCCGCCGAGGCGAAGCAACCCAACCacatcttctccttcatggAGTCGACCTTTGCCAAGCACTTTCGCGCCAAGGAACAGAAGATAGCAGTCGACCTCCACAACCTGCGCTACATGATGCGAGTTTACCCTGATCGCACCCGAATCACCTCCAACAACTTTGATCCCCTCCTGTACTGGCGCCGCGGAATCCAGATGGTTGCGCTCAACTGGCAGACCTTCGACTTGGGTATGCAGATCAACCGCGCCATGTTTGACGGTGGCCAGGACTTTTCGGGCTACATGCTTAAACCTGCGGAGCTACGGGACATTCAAGTGCTCCCATACAACCCCGAACTTCCTGGGGGCAAGAAGGAGCGCGGTGTTGTTTCATTCACCATCGATGTCATCTCGGCACAACGGCTTATGCGACCGGCCAGCCTCCCCGCCAATAAGGCGATGAACCCGTAcatcgaggtcgaggtcTTCCACGCCAGTGATAAACGGGAGAAGAGGAATGAGTCAGCCTTTCCTCGAGATCTTGACCCGACGCAAAAGTTCCGGACGAATATCGTACGAGAGAATGGCTTTTACCCAATGTTTGATGGTCACTTCAAGATCAAAGTCACGAAGAAACAACCCGATCTGGTCTTTGTTCGATGGTCTGTCAAACTCTCCAACGATGGCGAGAACTACAATGACAGACCGGCGGTGGCTACCTACACTGCTAAGCTTAGCAACCTCAAGCAAGGCTACCGCACCTTACCTCTTCTCAACGATGCTGGTGACCAGTACCTTTTCTCAAAACTCTTCTGCAAGATCAAGGTTGATTCGAttgagaagatgatgatcgaCGCACCCAGCCGCGCCCTAGATGGTAGCAGGATCAAGGGCCTGGGCGGAAAGGCCTTGAGCTGA
- a CDS encoding HET domain-containing protein: MLCDKCKHIKLPHSHEPSYLHLCLVRHHATFDDLIASAEKGCEICLYFRPFIEYSRSRRQGLAERSQSDCSSSDAIGRPPDDPFESVHYGPTDNLVDGFRTEYGGSEPLKFSVGCGGFYEYDFRKDKYGYFEDSDEWNARRIEEQEAQITADDAEYEAELSYRLDRLGLGLDSENKDSESDENGRDSIDPELQHAEKIHATRTQQYEEIQWMLTTKGCCDGPEQLWVTLSNQSGSSELDTSAKDDFCTATLTAGSIDAYSLEEGVEICLNGVRGYTRYTFASMHPEIWQYNPDFLSIPQKRPKKSLRPVLEFYQHRRNTFRTNPAIYSREVVRDPTAFSVLELARSWLNKCVKSHDLCEMSGNILTPSRLIDVGDGRREPVRLHIVGPEEKALPYATLSHCWGSTTSAITKLLQENLASMVQEINMEMLAKNFQDALVIARRLHLRYLWIDSLCIIQNSPEDWEAEAAKMGQYYHGSEVTICAVAASHCQHGILRPRAETQKHPRVDTDAGTFYLRPLLPDSVTVTDAFSMSDIRKPILTQPWNGRAWTLQERLFSRRVLYFTEEQMIWQCRSRFFAEDGQYSHLREPGGTNIVTRNIVDVLDYRRRFIGKEKKPAPPSIRSTQWYTLVQKYTRRHLTFPRDKLPALSGLAREVHDLTKARYVAGLWVGNSNSIVTGLMWSPVRDSYDGTQPPRPSLANNGSPSWSWTSLVAEIEHGLAEEDVIIVRQPSLDPEFVAVQTTPASSDPFGTVKGGEFVLRCWLHEYAGVRTYHELRKTGKVYDWADTYGNVTSSDPDSPRADPFAVFDMTQPDDLWKNEGPALEEDDQIACTLPQRRRGFNLAFIAYTNPFEEGEHADKEHAEQHFLLLGSVSNGQEHVYKRVGIAVTEAGTLFAINSENRWKRQRITIV; encoded by the exons ATGCTCTGTGACAAGTGCAAGCATATCAAGCTACCCCATTCTCATGAACCGTCGTATCTACATCTCTGTCTTGTTCGACACCACGCTACTTTCGACGATCTCATAGCATCAGCCGAGAAAGGTTGCGAAATCTGTCTCTACTTTCGGCCCTTTATCGAGTACTCGAGGTCTCGACGCCAAGGGCTGGCCGAGCGGTCCCAATCTGACTGCTCGTCCAGCGATGCCATCGGGCGCCCACCAGACGACCCGTTCGAGTCGGTCCATTATGGACCAACAGATAACCTAGTCGACGGTTTCAGAACTGAATACGGCGGATCCGAACCTCTTAAATTCAGTGTCGGTTGCGGCGGGTTCTATGAATATGACTTTAGGAAGGATAAATACGGATATTTCGAAGACTCTGATGAGTGGAACGCTCGCCGTATCGAGGAGCAGGAAGCCCAAATCACTGCTGACGACGCCGAATACGAGGCAGAACTGAGCTACCGATTAGATAGATTGGGACTCGGTCTCGATTCAGAGAACAAGGATTCGGAGTCCGATGAAAACGGACGCGACTCAATTGATCCTGAACTCCAGCATGCAGAGAAAATACATGCAACTCGAACGCAACAGTATGAGGAGATTCAATGGATGTTGACGACAAAGGGCTGCTGCGACGGTCCTGAGCAGCTCTGGGTCACACTATCGAATCAGTCGGGTTCCAGTGAACTAGATACATCTGCCAAGGACGATTTCTGCACAGCAACGCTTACAGCCGGATCTATTGATGCTTATTCTTTAGAGGAAGGTGTTGAAATCTGCTTGAATGGAGTTCGCGGTTATACCAGATACACATTCGCCTCCATGCATCCGGAAATCTGGCAATATAATCCGGACTTCTTATCGATTCCTCAAAAACGCCCCAAGAAAAGCCTCCGTCCTGTTCTGGAGTTTTACCAGCACCGGC GTAACACATTCAGAACCAATCCAGCTATCTATTCACGAGAAGTTGTACGAGACCCGACGGCATTCTCAGTCCTCGAGTTGGCACGATCGTGGTTGAACAAATGTGTGAAAAGCCATGATCTATGCGAGATGAGCGGCAACATTCTAACACCGAGTCGGCTTATCGACGTTGGCGACGGCCGACGTGAGCCTGTAAGGTTGCACATTGTTGGCCCCGAGGAGAAAGCATTGCCTTACGCTACACTCTCCCATTGTTGGGGCTCAACTACTAGTGCAATAACCAAGTTGCTCCAGGAAAATCTAGCGAGCATGGTGCAAGAGATCAACATGGAAATGCTCGCGAAAAACTTCCAAGACGCATTGGTTATCGCTCGGAGACTCCACCTGCGATATTTGTGGATTGACTCTCTCTGTATTATCCAAAACTCGCCAGAAGACTGGGAAGCCGAAGCCGCAAAGATGGGGCAATATTATCACGGTTCTGAGGTCACAATCTGCGCGGTGGCTGCTTCGCATTGCCAACATGGGATTCTACGCCCACGGGCCGAAACTCAGAAGCATCCCAGAGTCGACACGGATGCGGGGACATTCTATCTGCGGCCCCTCCTCCCAGACAGCGTTACAGTCACCGATGCGTTTTCCATGTCGGATATTCGGAAACCCATCCTCACGCAGCCCTGGAACGGGCGCGCTTGGACACTTCAGGAGAGATTGTTTTCCAGACGCGTCCTGTATTTCACGGAAGAGCAAATGATATGGCAATGCCGGAGCCGTTTCTTTGCCGAGGATGGTCAGTATAGCCACCTGAGAGAGCCGGGCGGCACAAACATAGTAACAAGAAATATTGTCGATGTCTTGGATTATCGACGAAGATTCAtcggaaaagaaaagaagccaGCTCCACCATCGATCCGATCAACACAGTGGTACACGCTGGTGCAGAAATATACTCGGCGGCATTTGACATTTCCAAGGGATAAGCTGCCCGCTCTGTCGGGTCTGGCCCGTGAAGTCCATGATCTCACCAAAGCTCGGTACGTCGCGGGACTGTGGGTTGGAAATTCGAACTCCATCGTCACCGGATTGATGTGGAGCCCAGTCAGGGACAGTTACGATGGCACTCAGCCGCCCAGGCCGTCCCTTGCCAACAATGGGTCTccgagctggagctggacgTCACTGGTGGCCGAGATCGAGCATGGCCTGGCGGAAGAAGATGTAATCATCGTGCGGCAGCCTAGTCTAGACCCTGAGTTTGTAGCCGTGCAGACGACGCCGGCCTCCTCGGACCCTTTCGGAACCGTCAAGGGGGGAGAGTTCGTCCTCAGGTGCTGGCTCCACGAGTACGCTGGCGTGAGGACATACCACGAATTGCGTAAGACAGGAAAAGTCTACGATTGGGCTGATACCTACGGCAATGTGACGAGCTCTGATCCCGACTCGCCGCGTGCCGACCCCTTTGCTGTCTTCGACATGACCCAGCCCGATGATCTCTGGAAAAATGAGGGCCCAGCTCTTGAGGAAGACGACCAGATCGCCTGTACTCTGCCGCAGAGACGACGGGGTTTCAATCTCGCGTTTATTGCTTACACGAATCCGTttgaagaaggagaacatGCCGACAAGGAGCATGCCGAGCAGCATTTTCTGCTGCTTGGGAGCGTTTCGAATGGCCAAGAACACGTTTACAAGCGAGTCGGAATTGCTGTTACGGAGGCGGGAACACTCTTTGCTATCAATTCGGAAAATAGGTGGAAGAGGCAGAGAATAACAATTGTTTAG
- a CDS encoding Protein kinase domain-containing protein, whose product MEEIERLKEQLREAHRLREEEQRLREEEQQRREAAEGRALEEQHQREEEQRRREEAEERADASRPLTLQQYLETCHSLSLDIEIITDRSLTTQGDTTNPTGRIYPRRIIPWATFAREQEHVWDELSFSPSFSSQAAFPSRHQLDYVRSLLRPVSSEIGLRNSERDVVENAVQKLMDATYNDSSLRSHLGLDGTVTFESHTNLGITDDSLSESMEQVSIGSRPPSRLTRRRRKARGKGNRGDQFCIYRTSDDQNIPAVAIEYKAPHKLRRSEIVTGLVSEIQPDRDVINQEGEGYEFAARRLATAVVTQLFSYMIGKGIQYGYIDTGEAYVFLRIPDDPSCVYYSVCVPSLDVQDDDETRLHRTAVAQAFAFVLQAIRSPPPCQAWHDAAEHLDTWAVEYEDVLRSIPATDRKPRRETPYKAQRWKGFVRSPIRTRSRCLPPRDGAQQPSDDSSDDDDDESPCPTPNPGVSRGGALTTTSTGVGSSEMQGHDGSAASQEGTNVRPNIWDRPYCTHDCLRGLAFGGPMDEKCPNLANHGNIHITLREFLRLARDQLAIDRGKDADCVPLYLSGSRGALFKFRLSSHGYTLVAKGVESMDTKHLRHENKIYSHLQDLQGKFVPVCLGVVDLIKPYYFDSGVYEDFMFLSYGGRPVLKGLGEVNTDVANEILTALGRLHQHGVLHRDAEPRNVLYDKRTGRCMIVDLMLAEFHARQPLGPINVNRRNRKRKWAPGKHEKDVFAAEAQSLRASLTQ is encoded by the coding sequence ATGGAAGAAATTGAGAGGCTGAAAGAGCAGCTACGAGAAGCGCACCGCCTGCGCGAAGAGGAGCAACGCCTACGCGAAGAGGAGCAACAACGACGTGAAGCTGCTGAAGGTCGCGCCCTCGAggaacaacaccaacgagaagaagagcaacgcCGACGCGAAGAAGCCGAAGAACGCGCAGACGCATCGCGACCATTGACACTCCAACAATATCTCGAAACATGCCATTCGCTCAGCCTTGATATCGAAATAATAACCGACCGTTCCCTGACGACACAAGGGGACACGACGAACCCGACCGGGCGAATTTATCCTCGACGAATCATCCCGTGGGCCACATTTGCAAGGGAACAAGAACATGTCTGGGATGAGCTTTCCTTCAGTCCCTCCTTTTCTTCCCAAGCCGCCTTTCCATCTCGACATCAGTTGGACTATGTGAGATCCCTGCTTCGCCCGGTCAGCAGCGAGATTGGACTCCGAAATAGCGAGCGAGACGTTGTGGAAAATGCCGTCCAGAAGCTGATGGACGCGACGTACAACGACTCGTCGCTGAGAAgtcatctcggccttgatggaACGGTGACTTTCGAAAGCCACACGAACCTCGGTATTACTGACGACTCCCTCTCCGAATCGATGGAGCAAGTGTCGATTGGTTCCAGACCGCCCAGCCGGTTGACTCGACGTCGACGAAAGGCACGGGGGAAGGGCAACCGAGGAGATCAGTTCTGCATATACCGGACCTCTGACGATCAAAATATTCCTGCCGTTGCGATCGAGTACAAGGCGCCACATAAGTTGAGACGCAGCGAGATCGTTACTGGGCTGGTCTCGGAGATCCAGCCGGATCGTGATGTGATCAAccaggagggcgagggatATGAATTCGCAGCGAGGCGACTTGCTACTGCCGTCGTGACCCAGCTCTTCTCTTATATGATAGGTAAAGGCATCCAGTATGGGTACATCGACACCGGGGAGGCATATGTTTTCCTCCGCATCCCGGACGACCCTTCCTGTGTCTACTACTCCGTCTGCGTGCCAAGCCTAGACGtccaagatgatgacgagactCGACTCCATCGTACTGCTGTTGCGCaagcctttgcctttgtgCTTCAGGCCATCCGATCGCCGCCGCCCTGCCAAGCCTGGCATGACGCTGCTGAGCATCTTGATACATGGGCCGTGGAGTATGAGGACGTATTGCGGAGCATCCCGGCAACAGATCGGAAGCCGCGACGCGAGACTCCTTACAAGGCGCAACGGTGGAAAGGGTTTGTACGCTCTCCGATCCGGACACGCTCGCGATGCTTGCCACCCCGAGACGGGGCACAGCAGCCAAGCGATGacagcagcgacgacgatgacgacgagagccCTTGCCCAACGCCAAACCCAGGCGTTAGTCGCGGAGGTGCCTTGACCACCACATCAACAGGCGTCGGATCGAGCGAGATGCAGGGGCATGATGGAAGCGCAGCCTCGCAAGAGGGCACCAACGTGCGACCAAACATCTGGGATCGACCATACTGCACGCACGATTGTCTTCGTGGGCTCGCGTTCGGGGGCCCAATGGATGAGAAATGCCCCAACTTGGCGAATCATGGCAATATACACATCACCCTGCGCGAGTTTCTTCGTCTGGCGAGGGATCAACTAGCAATTGATCGCGGAAAGGATGCTGATTGTGTGCCGCTCTACCTATCTGGATCACGTGGAGCCCTCTTCAAATTCCGCCTCTCATCACATGGCTACACACTTGTGGCGAAAGGAGTAGAGTCCATGGATACCAAGCATCTACGCCACGAAAACAAGATATACAGTCATCTTCAGGACCTCCAGGGGAAGTTCGTTCCGGTCTGTCTCGGTGTTGTTGACCTCATCAAGCCCTATTACTTCGATAGCGGCGTGTACGAGGACTTCATGTTCCTCAGTTATGGCGGGCGACCAGTGTTGAAAGGATTGGGAGAAGTCAATACAGATGTCGCCAATGAGATTCTTACCGCGCTCGGTCGATTGCATCAGCACGGAGTCCTCCACCGCGATGCAGAGCCACGCAACGTGCTCTACGATAAGCGCACTGGCAGATGCATGATCGTGGATTTGATGCTGGCGGAATTCCATGCCCGACAACCTCTCGGACCCATCAACGTCAACAGACGAAATCGGAAGAGGAAATGGGCGCCAGGAAAGCATGAGAAGGACGTTTTTGCTGCTGAGGCGCAGTCCTTGCGGGCGAGTCTGACACAATAA
- a CDS encoding C3H1-type domain-containing protein has translation MLPDETINRAADKLAAYRSNDALSEILDQYQVLIENYRRLKSDYEEEREGRERYKQLARGQERNPFALVVIDGDGYVFDEHFVGVGEEGGSRAVKQLIDSVKSSLRRKGLESCEVMVRVYANLVGLSKSLCKNGLCGAEKRSLSSFVAGFNRSYGLADFIDAGELKENADFKLKAILRLYADNAQCKHIYFAACHDVGYVSDLTPYRGNQDRFTLIRTPSLLFHKEFEKLGMNIEELHGVFRQTPLTYAASSQIKPNNSSTKLNLASTNLSNGGTASNDGNAVCQFYSLGKCRYGNSCRLAHIDTKTSSHTSQNSTPSPPSIGNGSKPDRNLNSDWRRGSSNSLSKANIESLPKREDILEGFVAINHVDDRLDALLPTPSADSIKRLKALSAEKRFCNNKQLFDACDNDDCEYEHNPIAEELKPALECLARSVPCSRRGGCRKANCVYGHVCQKADCRHRGGKGYCRFPSRVCLGEYSVSNYVPANDSPMLSPSMDSEDARNAENGGTNLLY, from the coding sequence ATGCTTCCTGATGAGACAATCAACAGGGCGGCTGACAAGCTTGCCGCGTATCGGAGCAACGATGCCCTCTCCGAGATCCTAGACCAGTATCAGGTCCTCATTGAAAACTACCGCCGCCTGAAGAGCGACTACGAAGAGGAGCGCGAAGGAAGAGAGCGATACAAGCAGCTCGCCCGCGGCCAGGAGCGCAATCCTTTTGCCCTCGTCGTCATTGACGGAGACGGCTATGTCTTTGACGAACACTTTGTCGGCGTGGGAGAAGAGGGCGGCAGCAGAGCCGTCAAGCAACTCATCGATAGCGTCAAGAGCAGCCTCCGCCGCAAGGGACTCGAAAGCTGCGAGGTCATGGTGCGTGTCTACGCTAACCTCGTGGGCTTGTCAAAGTCTCTCTGTAAGAACGGGCTTTGCGGCGCCGAAAAGCGTTCCCTCTCGTCCTTTGTCGCAGGCTTCAACAGATCTTATGGCCTCGCCGACTTTATCGACGCCGGTGAACTAAAAGAAAATGCCGACTTCAAGCTCAAAGCTATTCTCCGCCTCTACGCCGACAATGCCCAGTGCAAGCACATCTACTTTGCCGCCTGCCACGACGTGGGCTATGTCTCCGACCTTACCCCCTATAGGGGTAACCAAGACAGGTTTACCCTGATCCGCACTCCGAGCTTGCTCTTCCACAAGGAgtttgagaagctcggcATGAACATTGAGGAACTACACGGCGTCTTCCGCCAGACTCCCCTCACGTACGCTGCTTCATCTCAGATCAAGCCCAACAACTCATCCACCAAACTCAACCTAGCATCTACGAACCTGTCTAACGGGGGAACCGCCAGCAACGATGGCAACGCCGTCTGTCAATTTTACAGCCTCGGCAAATGCCGATATGGAAACAGCTGCCGACTGGCCCATATCGACACCAAAACTTCGTCTCATACGAGCCAGAACAGCACCCCGTCGCCTCCTTCTATCGGTAATGGCTCAAAGCCGGATAGAAACCTCAACAGCGACTGGCGCCGCGGCTCCAGCAACTCCCTCTCCAAGGCCAATATCGAATCACTGCCCAAGAGGGAAGACATCCTAGAAGGCTTTGTCGCCATCAACCACGTCGACGACCGCCTCGATGCCTTACTGCCTACCCCTTCCGCCGACTCCATCAAGCGACTCAAGGCGTTATCCGCCGAGAAGAGGTTCTGCAACAATAAGCAGCTCTTTGACGCCTGCGACAATGACGACTGCGAGTACGAGCACAACCCAATcgccgaggagctcaagccgGCCCTCGAGTGCCTCGCGCGCTCGGTCCCGTGCTCTAGGCGCGGCGGGTGCAGGAAGGCTAACTGCGTATACGGGCACGTCTGCCAAAAGGCCGATTGTCGTCACCGAGGTGGCAAAGGCTACTGCCGGTTCCCCAGCAGAGTATGTTTGGGAGAATATTCTGTCAGCAACTACGTCCCCGCGAACGACTCCCCTATGCTGTCGCCCTCTATGGACTCGGAGGACGCGCGAAACGCCGAAAACGGTGGCACGAACCTGTTGTATTAG
- a CDS encoding BZIP domain-containing protein, whose product MGDDSTFGTSYTPESLLWEQWWSSNQLVPFGTSEGKSSMSNGVYTQSGPLLDGFFYHYNTNSTDHWHDISHETDYMNSWNGLDPVIADTPLFSVSEHRISKELPPVQGHWHSPSTPKKPNRKQNCYSDDLMSRKSTGRTPLGDRDVNPQAKNKTNHSTFRRTRNASSNGADPAQHGNNRIKRIQERNRIASNKLRVKQREEQLKLESSQQDLERIHRDLSTCVADLTFEVYELKMQLLQHSGCNCTLIQNYLVHESSRYVQACEDKSQREASYRR is encoded by the coding sequence ATGGGAGACGACTCAACCTTTGGGACATCCTACACCCCCGAATCTCTTCTATGGGAGCAATGGTGGTCGTCAAACCAGCTAGTCCCGTTTGGTACATCAGAAGGCAAGAGCAGCATGTCAAACGGCGTTTATACCCAGAGTGGTCCTCTActcgatggcttcttctATCACTATAACACCAACTCGACAGACCATTGGCATGATATCAGCCATGAGACCGATTATATGAATTCGTGGAATGGCCTCGATCCTGTCATAGCGGATACGCCCCTGTTTTCGGTGTCTGAGCATAGGATTTCTAAGGAATTACCTCCTGTCCAGGGCCATTGGCACTCACCCTCGACGCCAAAGAAACCAAATCGAAAGCAAAATTGCTACTCTGACGATCTAATGTCTCGCAAATCCACTGGAAGAACTCCGCTGGGTGACAGGGACGTCAATCCACAAGCAAAGAACAAGACAAACCATTCAACTTTTCGCCGCACGAGAAATGCCAGCAGCAACGGCGCTGATCCAGCCCAACATGGCAACAACCGCATTAAAAGAATCCAGGAACGAAACCGAATAGCATCCAACAAGCTCCGTGTCAAGCAGAGGGAAGAACAGCTGAAACTTGAGTCAAGCCAGCAGGACCTGGAGCGTATCCACCGCGATCTTTCCACCTGCGTGGCCGACCTGACATTCGAGGTGTATGAGCTTAAGATGCAACTTCTACAGCACTCGGGATGCAATTGTACCCTCATTCAGAACTACCTCGTCCATGAGTCTAGTCGATATGTACAAGCATGCGAAGACAAGTCGCAGCGAGAGGCCTCATATCGACGGTAG